In Halobaculum sp. XH14, a single genomic region encodes these proteins:
- a CDS encoding LSM domain-containing protein, which translates to MSGRPLDVLEEALDTPVTVLLKDGTAHFGVLAGYDQHMNVVLEPTDIDGSTEGEVEDTTIIRGDNVVKINA; encoded by the coding sequence ATGAGCGGCCGACCCCTCGACGTGCTGGAGGAAGCACTTGACACGCCAGTGACCGTCCTGCTCAAGGACGGCACGGCCCACTTCGGCGTCCTCGCCGGCTACGACCAGCACATGAACGTGGTGCTGGAACCGACCGACATCGACGGCTCCACGGAGGGAGAAGTGGAAGACACAACGATTATCCGTGGCGACAACGTCGTCAAAATCAACGCATGA
- the bcp gene encoding thioredoxin-dependent thiol peroxidase encodes MLEPGDDAPAIELPNQHGDTIALADHEGEYVVVYFYPRADTPGCTTEACGFRDAWAEFEERGVAVLGISDDPVEDLADFAQEYDLPFHLLSDEDGAVSTAYDSYGEKNVFGNEVTGVFRNSYVVGPDGTVVRAYEGVSPEGHADELLADLDELDA; translated from the coding sequence ATGTTGGAACCAGGGGACGATGCGCCCGCGATCGAGCTTCCGAACCAGCACGGCGACACGATAGCTCTGGCCGACCACGAGGGCGAGTACGTCGTCGTCTACTTCTACCCCCGGGCGGACACGCCGGGGTGCACGACCGAGGCCTGCGGCTTCCGCGACGCGTGGGCCGAGTTCGAGGAGCGCGGCGTCGCCGTCCTCGGCATCAGCGACGACCCCGTCGAGGACCTCGCCGACTTCGCCCAGGAGTACGACCTGCCCTTCCACCTGCTGTCGGACGAGGACGGAGCGGTGTCGACCGCGTACGACTCCTACGGCGAGAAGAACGTGTTCGGCAACGAGGTGACCGGCGTCTTCCGGAACTCGTACGTCGTCGGCCCCGACGGGACCGTCGTCCGCGCCTACGAGGGCGTCTCCCCGGAGGGACACGCCGACGAACTGCTGGCGGACCTCGACGAACTGGACGCCTGA
- a CDS encoding DHH family phosphoesterase — MGTCIICGTPVDGRICDSHQEDVVFEFRGNDPNQLVPNRFYGGTVDGYADFGLFVDLSSNVTGLLHRSELDQRLESLDLEPGDSVYVQVKNVRDNGDVDLAWSIRQSDRDFRGALVQDGTEELDADESDQDDDDGGPGPVSHTPTSTSDRDGSRETEDDSGNGRSGTEQPKTDGSSGSTDTGGATAASESADAADDSTDAPVDDTTDSTDAATDDSTGSAPAHSTPDTDSEEPESGSEPDGDLERVEIGSLADRVGQQVRIEGEVVGARQTGGPTVFELRDETGVVDCAAFIEAGVRAYPSVEVGDVVRLDGEIERRRNEIQVETEALAALEGEEAETVRQRLSDALTAEARPESVDVLAEHDAIDAMADDLLDIAEAIRRSVLESRPVVVRHAATADGYVAGSAIERAVLPLIREEHAASDAQYHYFTRRPLDEPVYDMDAATKDATRMLQDRDRHDEKLPLVLLLGTGSTVESADGLNLLGIYGAERAVVDAAAADPEITESVETVANPELAGVDAAELSTGALAATLGATVNGDVREDLAHLPAVSYWEDTPDAYVDLAAETGFDDERVTELREAIALEAFYQSYQDKRELITDILFGEDDGDLAGHISGQFREKLGTEIDTARANVESRDPDGVAFTVLDADAYAHRYDFPPTSLLADELHRREREEAPVTLVYGTDELFVRATRDLDVRDVAAAVADEVTDAGVTAVGVREGRIEFLSGRREAVVDAVVDAIAGQIA; from the coding sequence ATGGGTACCTGTATCATCTGTGGTACGCCCGTGGACGGGCGGATCTGTGATTCCCACCAGGAAGACGTCGTCTTCGAGTTCCGAGGTAACGATCCGAACCAGCTGGTCCCGAACCGCTTCTACGGCGGGACGGTCGACGGCTACGCCGACTTCGGCCTGTTCGTCGACCTCTCCTCGAACGTGACGGGGCTGCTCCACCGGTCCGAGCTCGACCAGCGGCTCGAGTCGCTCGATCTCGAACCCGGCGACAGCGTCTACGTTCAGGTGAAGAACGTCCGCGACAACGGCGACGTCGACCTCGCGTGGTCGATCCGCCAGTCCGACCGCGACTTCCGCGGAGCGCTCGTCCAGGACGGCACCGAGGAGCTGGACGCCGACGAGTCGGACCAGGACGACGACGACGGCGGTCCGGGTCCGGTGTCGCACACGCCGACCTCGACGTCGGACCGCGACGGGAGCCGGGAGACCGAGGACGACTCGGGAAACGGGCGTAGCGGGACGGAACAACCGAAGACCGACGGGTCGTCGGGATCGACCGACACTGGTGGGGCCACGGCCGCGTCCGAATCAGCCGACGCCGCGGACGATTCGACGGACGCTCCCGTGGACGACACCACCGACTCCACCGACGCAGCCACGGACGATTCCACTGGTTCCGCTCCGGCCCACTCGACGCCGGACACGGACTCCGAGGAGCCCGAGTCCGGGTCCGAGCCCGACGGGGACCTCGAACGCGTCGAGATCGGCTCGCTCGCCGACCGCGTCGGGCAGCAGGTCCGGATCGAGGGCGAGGTCGTCGGCGCGCGACAGACCGGCGGGCCGACCGTCTTCGAACTCCGCGACGAGACCGGCGTCGTCGACTGTGCAGCGTTCATCGAGGCCGGCGTCCGCGCGTACCCGTCGGTCGAGGTCGGCGACGTCGTCCGCCTCGACGGCGAGATCGAACGCCGCCGCAACGAGATCCAGGTGGAGACCGAGGCGCTCGCCGCGCTGGAGGGCGAGGAGGCCGAGACGGTCCGCCAGCGGCTCTCGGACGCGCTGACCGCCGAGGCCCGCCCCGAGTCGGTGGACGTGCTCGCGGAGCACGACGCGATCGACGCGATGGCCGACGACCTGCTCGACATCGCGGAAGCGATCCGGCGCTCCGTGCTCGAGTCCCGCCCGGTCGTCGTGCGCCACGCGGCCACCGCGGACGGCTACGTCGCCGGCTCGGCCATCGAGCGCGCCGTCCTCCCGCTCATCCGCGAGGAGCACGCCGCCAGCGACGCGCAGTACCACTACTTCACCCGCCGCCCGCTCGACGAACCGGTGTACGACATGGACGCCGCGACGAAGGACGCGACGCGGATGCTCCAGGACCGCGACCGACACGACGAGAAGCTGCCGCTCGTGCTGCTTCTGGGCACCGGCTCGACGGTCGAGTCCGCCGACGGCCTCAACCTGCTCGGCATCTACGGCGCCGAGCGGGCCGTCGTCGACGCCGCCGCCGCCGACCCGGAGATCACCGAGTCCGTCGAGACCGTCGCGAACCCGGAACTCGCGGGCGTGGACGCCGCCGAACTCTCCACGGGCGCGCTGGCGGCGACGCTCGGCGCGACGGTCAACGGCGACGTCCGTGAGGACCTCGCACACCTCCCGGCGGTCAGCTACTGGGAGGACACGCCCGACGCGTACGTCGATCTGGCGGCCGAAACCGGCTTCGACGACGAGCGCGTCACGGAGCTGCGCGAGGCCATCGCGCTGGAGGCGTTCTACCAGAGCTACCAGGACAAGCGCGAACTCATCACGGACATCCTGTTCGGCGAGGACGACGGCGACCTGGCCGGCCACATCTCCGGCCAGTTCCGCGAGAAGCTCGGGACGGAGATCGACACCGCGCGCGCCAACGTCGAGTCCCGCGACCCCGACGGCGTCGCGTTCACTGTGCTCGACGCCGACGCCTACGCGCACCGCTACGACTTCCCGCCGACCAGCCTCCTCGCGGACGAACTCCACCGCCGGGAGCGCGAGGAGGCTCCCGTGACGCTCGTGTACGGCACGGACGAACTGTTCGTCCGCGCGACCCGCGACCTGGACGTGCGCGACGTCGCCGCCGCCGTCGCTGACG
- a CDS encoding DUF7504 family protein, with product MLEAVENPLMPGPPTSDRTISVDAGQQVLLAKRALGPPLSELPDAAFENALVVTTGSTPRRIQRRVEERGLDPRKIGVVPVSSNEVEYEGPLWTGKRVAPSDLTGISVEVSRGFQYLDPGQGWLVFDSLSTLLLYSEERRVYKLVDWLMGNARGNDVRGVYSLYRDVVAPPAFGRFRSLCDDLLEIDAGE from the coding sequence ATGCTTGAGGCCGTCGAGAACCCGTTGATGCCCGGCCCGCCGACGAGCGATCGGACGATTTCGGTCGACGCCGGCCAGCAGGTCCTGCTCGCGAAGCGGGCGCTCGGACCGCCACTCTCGGAACTTCCGGACGCGGCCTTCGAGAACGCGCTCGTCGTGACCACCGGGTCGACGCCACGGCGGATTCAGCGGCGGGTGGAGGAGCGCGGCCTCGATCCCCGGAAGATCGGCGTCGTCCCCGTGAGTTCGAACGAGGTCGAGTACGAGGGACCCCTGTGGACGGGCAAGCGGGTCGCGCCGAGCGACCTCACGGGCATCAGCGTCGAGGTCAGCCGCGGCTTCCAGTATCTCGACCCCGGACAGGGGTGGCTCGTCTTCGACTCGCTCAGCACGCTGTTGCTGTACTCCGAGGAGCGGCGGGTTTACAAGCTGGTCGACTGGCTCATGGGCAACGCCCGCGGAAACGACGTCCGCGGCGTGTACTCGCTGTATCGGGACGTCGTCGCTCCGCCGGCGTTCGGCCGCTTCCGGTCGCTGTGTGACGACCTCCTCGAGATCGACGCCGGGGAGTAG
- a CDS encoding DUF420 domain-containing protein, with protein sequence MRATARDHTVAVAALLSAVALALVFAVALELVPGGTLPRPPEAVLAAVPHVNAALSLAAIVTISLGVRFVRRDEYGRHRAAMLVSTGLFATFLVLYLYRVAILGPTDFPGPAGVEQFLYLPILVVHVSLAVVCVPVVIYVLTLAATRPIGDLFDTRHARVGRIAASLWVISFTLGVLVYALLYHLY encoded by the coding sequence CTGCGTGCGACCGCCCGGGACCACACCGTCGCCGTCGCGGCGCTCCTCTCGGCGGTCGCGCTCGCGCTGGTTTTCGCCGTCGCGCTTGAACTCGTCCCGGGCGGAACGCTCCCGCGCCCGCCGGAGGCCGTCCTCGCCGCCGTACCGCACGTCAACGCCGCGCTGTCGCTCGCCGCGATCGTGACCATCTCGCTCGGCGTCCGGTTCGTACGGCGCGACGAGTACGGTCGCCACAGGGCCGCGATGCTGGTCTCGACGGGCCTGTTCGCGACGTTCCTCGTGCTGTATCTCTACCGCGTCGCCATCCTGGGGCCGACCGACTTCCCCGGCCCGGCGGGGGTCGAGCAGTTCCTCTATCTCCCGATCCTCGTCGTCCACGTCTCGCTGGCGGTCGTCTGCGTGCCGGTCGTCATCTACGTGCTCACGCTCGCGGCGACCCGGCCGATCGGGGACCTGTTCGACACGCGCCACGCTCGAGTCGGCCGGATCGCGGCGTCGCTGTGGGTGATCTCGTTCACGCTCGGGGTTCTCGTGTACGCGCTGCTGTATCACCTGTACTGA
- the purF gene encoding amidophosphoribosyltransferase, whose amino-acid sequence MQHGEGPTEKCGVVGVALAERDAARPLYYSLYALQHRGQDSAGIVTHDGFQQHGHVEMGLVGDAFDPDDLDDLNGSAGIGHVRYPTAGSVNSSCAQPFSVSFKSGALGLAHNGNLVNTGDLRDELASQGHAFTSDGDTEVIAHDLARNLLDSDLIRAVKRTMGRIHGSYALTVMHDDTVLGVRDPRGNRPLCLGELEDGYVLASESAAIDTLDGELVRDVRPGELVVLEADGSGYDSYQLYEEDTAAHCFFEHVYFARPDSVIDDTLVYEARRNLGGALWAESGIETDVVMPVPDSGRAFASGYADAAQADGASTEFAEGLMKNRYVGRTFIMPTQDERERAVRLKLNPIKSTVEGRSVTLIDDSIVRGTTSTQLVELLRDAGASEVHLRIGAPPILAPCYMGIDMATRDELIAAGRSTDDIRETVGADSLSYLSIEAVAEAIGQSRADLCLGCVTGEYPFDIEGEATDRDLEPPVVGGPADD is encoded by the coding sequence ATGCAACACGGGGAGGGCCCGACCGAGAAGTGCGGGGTGGTCGGGGTCGCACTCGCGGAGCGTGACGCCGCCAGACCGCTCTACTACTCGCTGTACGCGCTCCAGCACCGGGGCCAGGACTCCGCGGGCATCGTCACCCACGACGGCTTCCAGCAGCACGGCCACGTGGAGATGGGCCTCGTCGGCGACGCGTTCGATCCCGACGACCTGGACGATCTCAACGGCTCTGCGGGCATCGGCCACGTGCGCTACCCCACGGCCGGCAGCGTGAACTCCAGTTGCGCACAGCCGTTCTCCGTCTCGTTCAAGTCCGGCGCGCTGGGGCTCGCGCACAACGGCAACCTCGTGAACACGGGGGACCTCCGCGACGAACTCGCCTCGCAGGGCCACGCGTTCACCTCCGACGGGGACACGGAGGTCATCGCCCACGACCTCGCCCGGAACCTCCTCGACTCGGATCTCATCCGCGCCGTCAAGCGGACGATGGGCCGCATCCACGGCTCGTACGCCCTGACGGTGATGCACGACGACACCGTCCTCGGCGTGCGCGACCCGCGCGGGAACCGCCCGCTCTGTCTCGGCGAACTGGAGGATGGCTACGTGCTCGCCTCCGAGTCCGCGGCCATCGACACGCTGGACGGCGAACTCGTCCGCGACGTCCGGCCGGGCGAACTCGTCGTCCTGGAGGCCGACGGCTCCGGTTACGACTCCTATCAACTGTACGAGGAGGACACCGCCGCCCACTGCTTTTTCGAACACGTCTACTTCGCCCGGCCCGACTCGGTCATCGACGACACGCTGGTGTACGAAGCCCGTCGGAACCTCGGCGGGGCGCTCTGGGCGGAGTCGGGCATCGAGACCGACGTCGTGATGCCGGTGCCGGACTCGGGGAGGGCGTTCGCGTCGGGCTACGCCGACGCCGCGCAGGCGGACGGCGCGAGCACCGAGTTCGCGGAGGGGCTGATGAAGAACCGCTACGTTGGCCGGACGTTCATCATGCCGACCCAGGACGAGCGCGAGCGCGCCGTCCGGCTGAAACTGAACCCCATCAAGTCCACCGTCGAGGGGCGCTCGGTGACGCTCATCGACGACTCCATCGTCCGGGGGACGACGTCGACGCAACTGGTGGAACTGCTCCGGGACGCCGGTGCCTCGGAGGTCCACCTCCGGATCGGCGCGCCGCCCATCCTCGCGCCCTGCTACATGGGAATCGACATGGCGACCCGCGACGAACTCATCGCTGCGGGTCGATCGACCGATGACATCCGCGAGACGGTCGGTGCCGACTCGCTCTCCTACCTCTCCATCGAGGCCGTCGCGGAGGCGATCGGCCAGTCCCGCGCGGACCTCTGTCTCGGCTGTGTCACGGGCGAGTATCCGTTCGACATCGAGGGCGAGGCGACCGACCGCGACCTCGAACCGCCCGTGGTCGGCGGGCCGGCGGACGATTAG
- the priS gene encoding DNA primase small subunit PriS has translation MNRRTREYLEGRFGDYYRSAEITPPPAADRREWGQIPFTSGEGTRMVRHQSLLDLGDLSEFLARESPRHAYFSAARYDDPSNSEMSEKGWRSADLVFDIDADHLPAIDPEEASYPEQLAAAKDALVRLLDLLERDFGFAESDMAVVFSGGRGYHVHVRDPSVASLDSKARREVVDYVRAIDLNFDGLIEKRPNERGTLQKTLRAEGGWGGRVHERLLSYADDLREMEEADALERLQELDGVGEKTARTIYGVFQRNPEGVRAGNVELGPGASTLVRALAHEVVAEQTSPIDEPVTTDVRRLIRLPRSIHGGSGLVVTPLDRDEIGGFDPFRDAIPDRFRGRDILVDVTDPGPLPIAGDRTKVAAGVQSVNEYVGVFLMARGRAEKAKE, from the coding sequence ATGAATCGGCGCACGCGCGAGTACCTCGAAGGTCGCTTCGGCGACTACTACCGGAGCGCCGAGATCACGCCGCCGCCCGCCGCAGACCGGCGCGAGTGGGGGCAGATCCCGTTCACCTCGGGCGAGGGAACGCGGATGGTCCGCCACCAGTCGCTTCTGGATCTGGGCGACCTGAGCGAGTTCCTCGCGCGGGAGTCGCCGCGGCACGCCTACTTCTCGGCCGCGCGGTACGACGACCCGAGCAACAGCGAGATGAGCGAGAAGGGGTGGCGCTCGGCCGACCTGGTGTTCGACATCGACGCCGACCACCTGCCGGCCATCGACCCCGAGGAGGCTTCCTATCCCGAACAGCTCGCGGCGGCCAAGGACGCGCTCGTCAGGCTGCTCGACCTGCTCGAACGTGACTTTGGGTTCGCCGAGTCCGACATGGCGGTCGTGTTCTCGGGCGGCCGCGGCTACCACGTCCACGTCCGGGACCCGTCGGTCGCGTCGCTCGATTCGAAGGCGCGCCGGGAGGTGGTCGATTACGTCCGCGCGATCGACCTCAACTTCGACGGCCTCATCGAGAAGCGGCCCAACGAGCGCGGGACGCTCCAGAAGACGCTCCGCGCCGAAGGGGGCTGGGGCGGTCGCGTCCACGAGCGCCTGCTGTCGTACGCCGACGACCTGCGGGAGATGGAGGAGGCGGACGCGCTCGAGCGCCTCCAGGAACTCGACGGCGTCGGCGAGAAGACGGCCCGGACCATCTACGGCGTGTTCCAGCGGAACCCCGAGGGCGTCCGTGCCGGCAACGTCGAACTCGGGCCCGGCGCGAGCACGCTGGTTCGTGCGCTGGCCCACGAGGTCGTCGCCGAGCAGACCTCGCCCATCGACGAGCCGGTGACGACCGACGTCCGGCGGCTCATCCGGCTCCCGCGGAGCATCCACGGCGGCAGCGGCCTCGTGGTGACGCCGCTCGACCGGGACGAGATCGGCGGGTTCGACCCGTTCCGCGACGCGATTCCGGACCGGTTCAGGGGTCGGGACATCCTCGTCGACGTCACCGACCCCGGGCCGCTCCCGATCGCCGGCGACAGGACTAAGGTGGCGGCGGGAGTCCAGTCAGTCAACGAATACGTCGGCGTGTTCCTCATGGCACGCGGTCGCGCCGAGAAGGCGAAGGAGTAA
- a CDS encoding YIP1 family protein, which translates to MTTWVENPAGGRARGPRGLARAWVEVLARPTRFFRTGVSPGDQAPGLVFGVCVAVAFVGGRFLHARLAYGELFGYRPGPAPTLLGGQLAPALLAVLATALLIAPAVLHLVAALQTVLLLLFVRDRGGVSESVQVIAYAAAPCALAGPAVPELRFLCALYGTILLVVGIRTVHDTSAPRALAAGLVPATLLFGFGFRGVAAATALLGRLAPV; encoded by the coding sequence GTGACGACGTGGGTCGAGAACCCGGCTGGGGGACGGGCGCGCGGGCCGCGGGGACTCGCCCGCGCGTGGGTCGAGGTCCTCGCCCGCCCGACCCGCTTTTTCAGGACCGGCGTCTCGCCGGGCGATCAGGCACCCGGACTCGTGTTCGGCGTCTGTGTCGCCGTCGCGTTCGTCGGCGGGCGCTTCCTCCACGCCCGGCTCGCCTACGGTGAACTGTTCGGCTACCGGCCGGGTCCGGCGCCGACGCTGCTCGGCGGCCAGCTCGCGCCGGCGCTGCTCGCCGTGCTCGCCACCGCGCTGCTGATCGCACCCGCCGTGCTCCACCTCGTCGCCGCGCTGCAGACGGTGCTCCTGCTGCTGTTCGTCCGTGACCGCGGCGGCGTGAGCGAGTCGGTTCAGGTCATCGCGTACGCGGCGGCCCCGTGCGCGCTCGCGGGCCCCGCAGTTCCCGAGCTCAGGTTCCTGTGTGCGCTCTACGGGACGATACTGCTCGTCGTCGGCATCCGGACCGTCCACGACACGTCCGCGCCCCGGGCCCTCGCCGCGGGGCTGGTGCCCGCGACGCTCCTGTTCGGGTTCGGATTCCGCGGCGTCGCCGCCGCGACGGCGCTGCTCGGACGGCTCGCGCCGGTCTGA
- a CDS encoding DMT family transporter produces the protein MTRARDAVLFLTLGLFWGGTFPAVEVGLTELAPVLLGAFRFDVGAAVALAYVLFAVDDPLPRTRADGWAVLVGSTLLVSVNVVFLFFGQRFTTGGVASIVYSLNPILTTAFAAVLLSEGTLDARGYLGVLLGVLGVVLVANPSPGSVGGDTTLGVALVFVAAVSVSLGGVLTRALEPPAPALTRTAWAMALGAVQLHLASLVLGEPMPTAAAFTPEVMLALAFMGVFASAAAYGIYFTLLDRLGAFETNLVSYVVPVVATALGAVLLSEPVTPLTVAGFLVVVLGFALLKRHAIVRLLGR, from the coding sequence GTGACACGAGCCCGAGACGCCGTCCTGTTCCTCACGCTCGGGCTCTTCTGGGGCGGGACGTTCCCCGCGGTCGAGGTCGGCCTGACCGAACTGGCACCAGTGCTGCTGGGAGCGTTCCGGTTCGACGTCGGCGCGGCGGTCGCGCTCGCGTACGTCCTCTTTGCCGTCGACGACCCGCTCCCGAGGACCCGCGCGGACGGCTGGGCGGTCCTCGTCGGGTCGACGCTACTGGTGAGCGTCAACGTCGTGTTCCTCTTTTTCGGCCAGCGGTTCACGACCGGCGGCGTCGCCTCGATCGTCTACAGTCTCAACCCGATCCTGACGACCGCGTTCGCGGCCGTCCTGCTCTCGGAAGGTACCCTCGACGCGCGGGGGTACCTCGGCGTCCTGCTCGGCGTCCTCGGCGTCGTGCTCGTGGCGAACCCCTCGCCCGGGAGCGTCGGCGGCGACACGACCCTCGGCGTCGCGCTGGTGTTCGTGGCCGCCGTCTCGGTCTCGCTCGGGGGCGTGCTCACACGGGCACTCGAACCGCCCGCGCCGGCGCTCACCCGGACCGCGTGGGCGATGGCGCTCGGTGCCGTCCAGCTCCACCTCGCGTCGCTCGTCCTGGGCGAGCCGATGCCGACGGCCGCGGCGTTCACGCCCGAGGTCATGCTGGCGCTCGCGTTCATGGGCGTGTTCGCGAGCGCCGCGGCGTACGGCATCTACTTCACGCTGCTCGACCGGCTGGGCGCGTTCGAGACGAACCTGGTCTCGTACGTGGTTCCGGTGGTGGCGACCGCGCTGGGTGCCGTGCTGCTCTCGGAGCCGGTGACGCCGCTCACCGTCGCGGGCTTTCTCGTCGTCGTCCTCGGGTTCGCGCTGCTGAAACGCCACGCGATCGTCAGACTGCTCGGTCGCTGA
- a CDS encoding 50S ribosomal protein L37e, giving the protein MTGAGTPSQGKKNKTTHVKCRRCGEKSYHVKKKQCSSCGFGKSKKQRGYEWQSKSGDN; this is encoded by the coding sequence ATGACCGGTGCAGGAACCCCCTCACAAGGAAAGAAGAACAAGACGACCCACGTGAAGTGCCGACGGTGCGGCGAGAAGTCCTACCACGTCAAGAAGAAACAGTGCTCCTCGTGTGGGTTCGGCAAGTCGAAGAAGCAGCGCGGCTACGAGTGGCAGTCGAAGTCCGGCGACAACTGA
- a CDS encoding thymidine kinase, with the protein MHAITGSGWIEVISGSMFSGKTEELLRRLRRAEIAGQDVAVFTPAMDDRYGETTIGTHNGRAWEATVVENEDDGPWEMLEDLNGEKVVAIDEANFFSGELVEVCQALAEDDRRVIVSGTDQTFRGEPFHPLPELMAVAEYVDKLQAICSVCGEPASRNQRLIEGEPAHVDDPTIFVGAEESYEARCRNCHTLRQG; encoded by the coding sequence ATGCACGCCATCACGGGCTCGGGGTGGATCGAGGTCATCTCGGGGTCGATGTTCTCCGGGAAGACCGAGGAGCTCCTCCGTCGGCTCCGCCGGGCCGAGATCGCGGGCCAGGACGTCGCCGTGTTCACGCCGGCGATGGACGACCGCTACGGCGAGACGACCATCGGGACGCACAACGGCCGCGCCTGGGAGGCGACCGTCGTCGAGAACGAGGACGACGGCCCCTGGGAGATGCTCGAGGATCTGAACGGCGAGAAGGTCGTCGCCATCGACGAGGCGAACTTCTTCTCGGGCGAACTCGTCGAGGTCTGCCAGGCGCTCGCGGAGGACGACCGCCGGGTCATCGTCTCCGGCACCGACCAGACGTTCCGCGGCGAGCCGTTCCACCCCCTGCCCGAACTGATGGCCGTCGCCGAGTACGTCGACAAGCTCCAGGCCATCTGCTCGGTCTGTGGCGAGCCCGCGTCCCGGAATCAGCGGCTCATCGAGGGCGAACCGGCCCACGTCGACGACCCGACCATCTTCGTCGGGGCCGAGGAGAGCTACGAGGCGCGCTGCCGGAACTGCCACACGCTCCGGCAGGGCTGA
- the idsA3 gene encoding geranylfarnesyl diphosphate synthase — MTQDATEERVLAAVTERRELVNEAIDADLPMADPERLYEATRYLLDAGGKRLRPTAALLAAEALGDVAPLSADYRAFPSLSGEEFDLMRAAVSVEVIQSFTLIHDDIMDEDELRRGVPAVHREYDTETAILAGDTLYAKAFELLSDTGADPANGLRAVNLLASTCTRICEGQSLDVDFEGRDDVTPEEYLEMVELKTAVLYGASAAIPAVLMGADDEVVDALYQYGVDSGRAFQIQDDVLDLTVPSEDLGKQRGSDLVEEKETLITLHARQQGVDVDGLVSAETPAEVTEAEVDDAVAALEAAGSIEFARGKATELTERSKERLSVLPDNEARSLLRDLADYLITRRY; from the coding sequence ATGACCCAGGACGCGACCGAGGAGCGGGTGCTCGCCGCGGTCACCGAGCGACGCGAACTCGTGAACGAGGCCATCGACGCGGACCTCCCGATGGCCGATCCCGAGCGGCTCTACGAGGCGACCCGCTACCTCCTCGACGCGGGCGGCAAACGGCTCCGCCCGACGGCCGCGCTGCTCGCGGCCGAGGCGCTCGGCGACGTCGCGCCGCTCTCGGCCGACTACCGCGCCTTCCCGTCGCTGTCTGGCGAGGAGTTCGATCTGATGCGCGCCGCGGTCAGCGTCGAGGTCATCCAGTCGTTCACCCTCATCCACGACGACATCATGGACGAGGACGAGCTCCGCCGGGGCGTGCCGGCGGTCCACCGCGAGTACGACACCGAGACGGCGATCCTCGCGGGCGACACGCTGTACGCGAAGGCGTTCGAGCTCCTCTCGGACACCGGCGCGGACCCGGCGAACGGCCTGCGGGCCGTGAACCTCCTCGCGTCGACCTGCACCCGGATCTGTGAGGGGCAGTCGCTCGACGTCGACTTCGAGGGCAGGGACGACGTCACGCCCGAGGAGTATCTGGAGATGGTGGAGCTGAAGACGGCCGTCCTCTACGGCGCGTCGGCCGCCATCCCCGCGGTGCTGATGGGTGCCGACGACGAGGTCGTCGACGCGCTCTACCAATACGGCGTCGACTCCGGGCGCGCGTTCCAGATCCAGGACGACGTGCTCGACCTCACGGTTCCCTCGGAGGACCTCGGCAAACAGCGCGGCTCCGACCTCGTCGAGGAGAAGGAGACGCTCATCACCCTCCACGCGCGCCAGCAGGGCGTCGACGTGGACGGGCTCGTCTCCGCCGAGACGCCCGCCGAGGTGACCGAGGCCGAGGTCGACGACGCCGTCGCCGCGCTCGAGGCGGCCGGCAGCATCGAGTTCGCCCGGGGGAAGGCCACGGAGCTCACCGAACGGAGCAAGGAGCGCCTCTCTGTCCTCCCGGACAACGAGGCGCGCTCGCTGCTCCGCGACCTCGCGGACTACCTCATCACGCGGCGCTACTGA